Proteins from one Mus pahari chromosome 18, PAHARI_EIJ_v1.1, whole genome shotgun sequence genomic window:
- the Treml1 gene encoding trem-like transcript 1 protein isoform X1 has product MDCYLLLLLPLLLGLAGQGSADSHPEVLQAPVGSSILVQCHYRLQDVRARKVWCQFLQEGCHPLVTSSVDRRAPGNGRIFLTDMGGGLLQVEMVTLQEEDTGEYGCMVEGAAGPQILHRVSLLVLPPVPGPGEGEETEEEKETYRIGTGSLLEDPSLDPSSSAGPHEFRRRENRCWKQCLPLIWGAMLLLALLVVAVAIFAVMARKKGNRLGVCDPSQSTGVSGMDPCSAAHRSSDSGLPSDMPHVRLDSPPSFDSIYTGSSLDPPSRKPPAPPSRSPLPPKVLMSSKPVIYATVVFPGGDKGKIASCEPVQDLPNSQTPPSK; this is encoded by the exons ATGGACTgctacctgctgctgctgctgccgctgctccTGGGACTAGCAG GCCAAGGCTCAGCTGACAGTCATCCTGAGGTGCTACAGGCACCGGTGGGGTCATCCATTCTAGTGCAGTGCCACTACCGGCTTCAGGATGTGAGGGCTCGCAAGGTGTGGTGCCAGTTCTTGCAGGAAGGCTGCCACCCACTAGTGACCTCATCAGTGGACCGAAGAGCTCCAGGAAATGGGCGCATATTCCTCACTGACATGGGTGGGGGGCTCCTGCAGGTGGAAATGGTGACCCTGCAGGAGGAGGACACGGGGGAGTATGGTTGTATGGTGGAGGGAGCTGCAGGACCCCAGATCCTGCACAGGGTCTCCCTGTTGGTGCTTCCACCAG TCCCTGGcccaggagaaggggaggaaacagaggaagagaaagaaacctaTAGAATCGGAACCGGAAGTCTGCTCGAGGACCCCTCCTTGGACCCTTCCTCGAGTGCTGGTCCTCACGAGTTCAGACGGCGTGAGAACAGGTGTTGGAAGCAGTG TCTCCCCCTGATCTGGGGTGCTATGCTCCTGCTAGCCCTGCTGGTGGTGGCTGTGGCGATATTTGCTGTGATGGCCAGAAAGAAAG GGAACAGGCTTGGTGTCTGTGACCCATCCCAGAGCACTGGAGTTTCAGGCATG GACCCTTGCTCAGCAGCCCACCGTAGCAGTGACTCTGGACTACCGTCGGACATGCCACATGTGAGGCTTGACTCGCCGCCTTCCTTTGACTCTATCTACACCGGCTCTTCTCTTGATCCGCCATCAAGGAAACCCCCAGCTCCACCCTCACgttcccctctgcctcctaaggttCTGATGTCCTCCAAGCCTGTGATATATGCCACAGTTGTTTTCCCAGGAGGGGACAAAGGTAAAATAGCCTCCTGTGAGCCAGTTCAGGACCTACCAAACAGTCAAACTCCACCCAGTAAATAA
- the Treml1 gene encoding trem-like transcript 1 protein isoform X2 has translation MDCYLLLLLPLLLGLAGQGSADSHPEVLQAPVGSSILVQCHYRLQDVRARKVWCQFLQEGCHPLVTSSVDRRAPGNGRIFLTDMGGGLLQVEMVTLQEEDTGEYGCMVEGAAGPQILHRVSLLVLPPVPGPGEGEETEEEKETYRIGTGSLLEDPSLDPSSSAGPHEFRRRENSLPLIWGAMLLLALLVVAVAIFAVMARKKGNRLGVCDPSQSTGVSGMDPCSAAHRSSDSGLPSDMPHVRLDSPPSFDSIYTGSSLDPPSRKPPAPPSRSPLPPKVLMSSKPVIYATVVFPGGDKGKIASCEPVQDLPNSQTPPSK, from the exons ATGGACTgctacctgctgctgctgctgccgctgctccTGGGACTAGCAG GCCAAGGCTCAGCTGACAGTCATCCTGAGGTGCTACAGGCACCGGTGGGGTCATCCATTCTAGTGCAGTGCCACTACCGGCTTCAGGATGTGAGGGCTCGCAAGGTGTGGTGCCAGTTCTTGCAGGAAGGCTGCCACCCACTAGTGACCTCATCAGTGGACCGAAGAGCTCCAGGAAATGGGCGCATATTCCTCACTGACATGGGTGGGGGGCTCCTGCAGGTGGAAATGGTGACCCTGCAGGAGGAGGACACGGGGGAGTATGGTTGTATGGTGGAGGGAGCTGCAGGACCCCAGATCCTGCACAGGGTCTCCCTGTTGGTGCTTCCACCAG TCCCTGGcccaggagaaggggaggaaacagaggaagagaaagaaacctaTAGAATCGGAACCGGAAGTCTGCTCGAGGACCCCTCCTTGGACCCTTCCTCGAGTGCTGGTCCTCACGAGTTCAGACGGCGTGAGAACAG TCTCCCCCTGATCTGGGGTGCTATGCTCCTGCTAGCCCTGCTGGTGGTGGCTGTGGCGATATTTGCTGTGATGGCCAGAAAGAAAG GGAACAGGCTTGGTGTCTGTGACCCATCCCAGAGCACTGGAGTTTCAGGCATG GACCCTTGCTCAGCAGCCCACCGTAGCAGTGACTCTGGACTACCGTCGGACATGCCACATGTGAGGCTTGACTCGCCGCCTTCCTTTGACTCTATCTACACCGGCTCTTCTCTTGATCCGCCATCAAGGAAACCCCCAGCTCCACCCTCACgttcccctctgcctcctaaggttCTGATGTCCTCCAAGCCTGTGATATATGCCACAGTTGTTTTCCCAGGAGGGGACAAAGGTAAAATAGCCTCCTGTGAGCCAGTTCAGGACCTACCAAACAGTCAAACTCCACCCAGTAAATAA